A genomic window from Lactobacillus sp. ESL0677 includes:
- a CDS encoding ABC transporter transmembrane domain-containing protein encodes MGIFFKLGWFFKKEKKRYLVGITFLALTSVVNLVPPRILGLMADQLDQGHISWAQYGVLILAIIAAALLLYGFRYFWRKKIWGGAAELERQLRSKLFNHFMEMDRTFYQRHRTGDLMAHATNDVSAIQDVAGAGVLTLVDSLIMSVSTMIAMIIFVDWRLTILALLPLPVLAWGAWQLGNQLHDAFDKSQAAFSRLNNKTQESVSGIKVIKTFGQGAEDTAAFDQMVDDTIKINKKVFKWDALFDPLGTIIIGLTYTITIIYGGIMVANKTLTIGQLVSFIAYIGNMVWPMFAIGYLFNILERGSASYDRVEKLLDEKPQITDEHADQSITADDLSGDLNYQINSFAYPDEPQLPVLHQIDFTLKKGQTLGLVGKVGSGKTTIIQLLLREFDKYDGMITLNGHDIRTIPLDVLLQQISYVPQNNYLFSTTIQKNIAFSQADAPEETIISAAKKSDLHNDILAMPAGYKTLVGENGVSLSGGQKQRMSIARALLKQSKILVLDDALSAVDARTEMAILQSLRKERAGKTTMIATHRLTSVMNANLILVLKDGEIVERGTHEQLLAADGWYAEMWRRQELEEKVGE; translated from the coding sequence ATGGGAATATTTTTTAAATTAGGTTGGTTTTTTAAAAAGGAAAAGAAGCGCTATTTAGTCGGCATTACATTTTTAGCACTAACTTCGGTAGTTAATTTAGTACCACCGCGGATATTGGGCTTAATGGCGGATCAGCTTGACCAGGGACATATTAGTTGGGCGCAATATGGTGTCCTAATTTTAGCCATCATTGCGGCAGCACTACTGTTATATGGCTTCCGTTATTTTTGGCGCAAAAAAATTTGGGGTGGCGCGGCCGAATTAGAGCGACAATTGCGTTCAAAATTGTTTAATCACTTTATGGAAATGGACCGGACGTTTTACCAACGGCACCGAACCGGTGACTTGATGGCTCACGCAACAAATGATGTCTCGGCAATTCAAGATGTTGCAGGGGCTGGTGTTTTGACTTTGGTCGATTCGTTAATTATGAGTGTCTCAACCATGATCGCGATGATTATTTTTGTTGACTGGCGGTTAACGATTTTGGCATTATTACCGTTGCCGGTTTTGGCATGGGGTGCATGGCAGTTAGGTAACCAGTTGCATGATGCCTTTGATAAGTCACAAGCCGCATTTTCACGATTAAATAATAAGACGCAAGAGTCAGTTTCTGGGATTAAGGTTATCAAAACTTTTGGGCAAGGAGCTGAAGATACGGCTGCTTTTGACCAGATGGTTGATGACACGATCAAGATTAATAAAAAAGTCTTTAAATGGGATGCTCTGTTTGACCCATTAGGAACGATTATCATCGGTCTAACATATACAATTACGATTATTTACGGTGGCATAATGGTTGCTAACAAGACCTTAACAATTGGTCAACTAGTTTCCTTTATTGCCTATATTGGTAACATGGTCTGGCCGATGTTTGCGATTGGTTATCTCTTCAATATTTTAGAGCGGGGAAGCGCCAGTTACGATCGGGTTGAAAAGTTGCTTGATGAAAAGCCACAAATCACGGATGAGCATGCAGATCAAAGTATCACTGCTGATGATTTAAGTGGTGATCTGAATTATCAGATAAACTCATTTGCATACCCTGATGAGCCGCAACTACCAGTTTTGCACCAAATTGACTTTACTCTGAAAAAAGGTCAAACGTTGGGACTTGTTGGCAAGGTCGGGTCTGGTAAAACAACAATTATTCAGCTGCTACTGCGCGAGTTTGATAAGTATGATGGCATGATAACATTAAATGGCCATGATATTCGGACAATACCGCTTGATGTCCTCTTGCAGCAAATCTCTTACGTACCACAAAATAATTATCTTTTTTCAACAACTATTCAAAAGAATATTGCTTTTTCGCAAGCTGATGCACCTGAAGAAACAATTATTAGTGCGGCGAAAAAGAGTGACTTGCACAACGATATTTTGGCAATGCCGGCTGGCTACAAGACACTAGTTGGTGAAAATGGTGTTTCACTATCCGGCGGGCAAAAGCAGCGGATGTCAATTGCGCGGGCGCTACTTAAGCAAAGTAAAATTCTGGTGTTAGATGACGCTCTGTCAGCAGTTGACGCGCGCACTGAAATGGCAATTCTGCAATCGCTGCGTAAAGAACGTGCGGGCAAGACGACAATGATTGCAACGCACCGGTTAACGTCGGTCATGAATGCCAATTTAATCTTGGTGTTGAAGGATGGCGAGATTGTTGAACGCGGCACTCACGAGCAATTATTGGCTGCCGATGGCTGGTATGCGGAGATGTGGCGAAGACAAGAATTAGAAGAAAAGGTAGGTGAGTAA
- a CDS encoding YneF family protein: protein MNLALAIVLIIVALLVGLVGGFYGARSYMKKYFKENPPISEDMIVAMMSQMGQKPSAKKVNQVMNMMKHQNN from the coding sequence ATGAATTTGGCATTAGCAATTGTTTTAATCATTGTTGCATTGTTAGTCGGCCTCGTTGGTGGCTTTTACGGTGCAAGATCATATATGAAAAAGTATTTTAAGGAAAATCCACCAATCAGTGAAGATATGATTGTTGCGATGATGTCACAAATGGGACAAAAACCGTCTGCCAAGAAGGTTAACCAAGTGATGAACATGATGAAGCATCAAAATAATTAA
- a CDS encoding DUF896 domain-containing protein, with the protein MTKDEEKKSIDRINELYRKKKTGNLTKEEEEERKKLHQEFLKNFRASFKQNIEDMVIIDKNGKEITSEKAKQAQRRKGLRKD; encoded by the coding sequence ATGACTAAAGATGAAGAAAAGAAATCAATCGATCGCATTAATGAATTATATCGCAAAAAAAAGACTGGCAATTTAACTAAAGAAGAGGAAGAAGAACGTAAAAAATTACATCAGGAATTTTTGAAAAACTTCCGTGCTAGTTTTAAACAAAACATTGAAGATATGGTCATCATTGATAAAAATGGTAAAGAAATCACGTCTGAAAAGGCAAAGCAAGCCCAAAGACGCAAAGGTTTAAGAAAAGATTAA
- the lexA gene encoding transcriptional repressor LexA yields MPVNHDSKQLEILRYIYETVADRGFPPTVREICAAVNLSSTSTVHGHLSRLERKGLLIKDATKPRALEITTEGKRALGIKPSEIPVVGVVTAGQPILAVEDIEDYFPLPPDLANDAGDLFMLKVHGESMINAGILNGDNVIVRKQSSAINGEIVVAMTEENEATVKRFYKEKNHYRLQPENDTMAPIILDRVQILGKVVGLYRNNIN; encoded by the coding sequence ATGCCTGTTAATCATGATTCCAAACAATTAGAAATATTACGCTATATTTATGAAACCGTGGCAGACCGTGGCTTTCCCCCTACTGTGCGTGAAATCTGTGCCGCAGTTAATTTATCTTCGACCTCAACAGTTCACGGTCATTTATCCCGTTTAGAGCGCAAAGGTTTACTAATTAAAGACGCCACTAAGCCGCGAGCTTTAGAAATTACAACAGAAGGTAAACGAGCATTAGGAATTAAGCCGAGTGAAATTCCAGTCGTCGGCGTTGTTACTGCTGGACAACCAATTTTAGCCGTTGAAGATATTGAGGATTATTTTCCTCTTCCGCCAGACTTAGCCAATGATGCTGGCGACCTATTTATGTTAAAAGTGCACGGCGAAAGTATGATTAATGCTGGTATTTTAAATGGCGACAACGTTATCGTGCGTAAGCAAAGTTCCGCTATTAATGGTGAAATTGTTGTCGCAATGACCGAAGAAAACGAGGCAACAGTTAAACGTTTTTATAAAGAAAAGAACCATTACCGCTTGCAACCCGAAAATGACACAATGGCACCGATTATTCTTGACCGCGTGCAAATCTTAGGTAAGGTAGTTGGCCTTTACCGTAATAATATTAATTAA
- a CDS encoding uracil-DNA glycosylase, with amino-acid sequence MKYPEWLITKVQKRAQGMKLEGLNEGAGPENPALMIVGEAPGRDEIVSHVPFHGSSGKELMKSLALIGLTRDDVYITSVVRSRPYATKTVFSKKENKEVIKHPNRKPTKKEVLAHAPFFDYEIAHVQPKIIVTVGGTAIERLLGPGHSISQEHGQVIAQAPILQLNTAEDGYEWSTEKYTVIMEYHPAAVFYNRKLTETIKKDWLALKPYLDNQKD; translated from the coding sequence ATGAAATATCCAGAATGGTTAATTACAAAAGTGCAAAAAAGAGCACAGGGAATGAAATTAGAAGGATTAAATGAGGGTGCTGGCCCAGAAAATCCTGCCTTAATGATTGTTGGTGAAGCTCCAGGACGTGATGAAATTGTCTCTCATGTTCCGTTTCATGGCAGTTCAGGTAAGGAATTAATGAAATCCTTGGCATTAATTGGTTTAACGCGAGATGATGTCTATATTACCAGCGTCGTTCGTAGTCGTCCTTACGCGACCAAAACTGTTTTCAGTAAGAAAGAAAATAAAGAGGTTATTAAGCATCCGAATCGTAAACCAACTAAGAAGGAAGTTTTGGCTCACGCACCATTCTTCGATTATGAAATTGCGCATGTTCAGCCTAAAATTATCGTTACCGTTGGCGGCACTGCAATCGAACGCTTGCTTGGTCCTGGACACAGCATTTCGCAAGAGCACGGGCAAGTAATTGCGCAAGCGCCAATTTTGCAGTTGAATACTGCTGAAGATGGCTATGAATGGTCAACGGAAAAATATACGGTAATAATGGAATATCATCCGGCTGCAGTTTTTTATAATCGGAAATTGACGGAAACTATTAAAAAAGATTGGCTCGCACTGAAGCCGTATTTAGATAATCAAAAAGACTAG
- a CDS encoding nucleoside phosphorylase: MNEPFLMQFDANPHAVLEPDHERAELNYHFPEKLLFAFITSAAIVDFLSQYPHRELGHYDCFEGKTPIYEVDFGNEKVTFCQAKIGASATVELLDWLISYGVKQILAIGSAGSLVDLPENYFLVPVKAIRDEGTSFHYLAPGNMIDLHSDYLSRVEQLMAENDFKIKEVITWTTDGFFRETKDKVSQFKQLGASCVEMECAAMAACANFRHVAFAQILFTADSLSDLEKHEDRGWGRDAHELALRLAAQILAKV; encoded by the coding sequence GTGAATGAACCGTTTCTAATGCAATTTGATGCTAATCCGCATGCTGTACTTGAGCCTGATCACGAACGAGCTGAGCTGAATTATCATTTTCCTGAAAAATTGTTATTTGCGTTTATTACTTCTGCTGCAATTGTCGACTTTTTGTCTCAATATCCGCATCGCGAGCTGGGTCATTATGATTGCTTTGAAGGTAAGACACCAATTTATGAAGTGGATTTTGGCAATGAAAAAGTTACTTTCTGTCAAGCTAAAATCGGTGCTTCAGCGACTGTCGAATTACTTGATTGGCTAATTAGTTACGGTGTCAAGCAAATTTTAGCAATTGGGTCAGCTGGAAGCTTGGTTGATTTACCAGAAAACTATTTTTTGGTTCCTGTGAAAGCAATTAGGGATGAGGGTACGTCATTTCATTATTTGGCTCCTGGCAACATGATTGATTTGCATTCAGATTATTTATCTCGAGTAGAACAATTGATGGCAGAAAATGACTTTAAGATTAAAGAAGTTATTACTTGGACGACCGATGGCTTTTTCCGCGAAACCAAAGACAAGGTAAGTCAGTTTAAGCAGCTGGGTGCTTCATGTGTTGAAATGGAGTGTGCAGCAATGGCAGCATGCGCAAACTTTCGCCATGTTGCTTTTGCGCAAATCTTGTTTACAGCCGATTCCTTAAGTGATTTAGAAAAGCATGAAGACCGTGGTTGGGGTAGGGATGCTCACGAGTTAGCCTTACGACTAGCAGCACAAATTTTGGCAAAAGTCTAG
- a CDS encoding IS110 family transposase translates to MEIVFGIDISSKTFNVAIGIDNSIVKEYKTTNNRLGFKELLVDLKQFEQPEVVFEATGTYSRRLEMFLQDYDYGYIRLNPLDAKKQMDNFRHRKTDIIDARNLALSQFQFKRKNTYQAKPVYQDLKDYNHFYQELNNDVVRTKDRLHSALQLTFPEIETLLSKTDSKLYWNLVKKFPISTIVFEYSIAELKEIVMHATDKCISDKRALKIAEKLSKLANESYPSVDEQSGVVMQVTYFVNQLMQLEQEKAVVIKEMSALSKELPEYEELLSLPGVAATTANEIIAELGDIKRFKRPNQINAYIGIDLKQYESGEYKAARHISKRGNAVARKILYQAVINMVSAATHDSGKNHIADYYQRKKQSYPVKMTKKIAIASIARLIRTIFSLVKNRQQYTYYPTLSK, encoded by the coding sequence ATGGAAATTGTTTTTGGAATTGATATTAGCAGTAAAACCTTTAACGTCGCTATTGGCATTGATAATTCTATCGTTAAGGAATATAAGACGACTAACAATCGTTTGGGATTTAAAGAGCTATTAGTTGATCTTAAACAGTTTGAGCAACCAGAAGTTGTCTTTGAGGCGACTGGAACTTATTCTCGGCGTTTAGAAATGTTTCTTCAAGACTATGATTATGGCTATATTCGTCTTAATCCGTTAGATGCTAAGAAACAAATGGATAATTTTAGACACCGTAAGACCGACATTATTGATGCTAGAAATCTAGCTTTATCACAGTTTCAGTTTAAAAGGAAAAACACCTATCAAGCAAAGCCTGTTTACCAAGATTTAAAGGATTACAATCATTTTTATCAAGAACTCAATAATGATGTTGTTCGTACTAAAGATCGGCTTCATAGTGCTTTACAGCTAACATTTCCTGAAATTGAAACTCTGCTTAGTAAAACCGATAGTAAACTTTATTGGAATCTGGTTAAGAAATTTCCAATAAGCACCATAGTATTTGAGTATTCAATTGCGGAGTTAAAAGAAATAGTGATGCATGCCACTGACAAATGTATTTCTGATAAGCGGGCACTTAAAATCGCTGAAAAGCTATCTAAGTTAGCCAATGAAAGTTATCCTAGTGTAGATGAACAATCCGGTGTTGTAATGCAAGTAACTTATTTTGTAAATCAATTAATGCAGCTTGAGCAAGAAAAAGCTGTAGTCATCAAAGAAATGAGCGCCTTGTCTAAAGAATTGCCAGAATATGAAGAACTACTTAGTTTACCAGGAGTAGCGGCTACTACAGCCAATGAAATTATTGCCGAATTAGGTGATATCAAACGATTTAAGCGCCCTAATCAGATCAATGCTTATATTGGCATTGATCTAAAGCAGTATGAATCAGGAGAATATAAAGCAGCACGTCACATTAGTAAGCGTGGAAACGCTGTGGCCAGAAAGATACTCTATCAGGCAGTGATTAATATGGTATCTGCAGCGACACATGATTCTGGTAAAAATCATATAGCAGACTATTACCAACGAAAAAAGCAATCTTACCCAGTCAAAATGACCAAGAAGATTGCCATTGCTTCAATAGCTCGTCTAATTCGAACTATCTTTAGTTTAGTAAAGAATAGACAGCAGTATACATATTATCCAACTTTATCAAAGTAA
- the rplS gene encoding 50S ribosomal protein L19: MDPLIQELTKEQLRDDIPDFRAGDTVRVHVRVVEGTHERIQMFEGVVIKRKGAGIAATYTVRKIASGVGVERTFPVNDPRVAKVDVLRHGRVRRAKLYYLRERHGKSARIAEKRR, from the coding sequence ATGGATCCATTAATTCAAGAATTAACTAAAGAACAATTACGTGACGATATTCCTGACTTCCGCGCTGGTGACACTGTTCGTGTTCATGTTCGCGTTGTTGAAGGTACTCATGAACGTATCCAGATGTTCGAAGGTGTCGTAATTAAGAGAAAGGGTGCTGGCATTGCTGCAACTTACACTGTTCGTAAGATTGCTTCTGGTGTTGGTGTTGAACGTACTTTCCCAGTTAACGATCCACGTGTTGCTAAGGTTGATGTATTACGTCACGGTCGTGTACGTCGTGCTAAGCTTTACTACTTACGTGAACGTCATGGTAAGTCTGCAAGAATCGCAGAAAAGCGTCGTTAA
- the trmD gene encoding tRNA (guanosine(37)-N1)-methyltransferase TrmD: MKINVLTLFPDMFTPLQTSMLGRGLEDGKWDLNLVNFRDFTSDVHHHVDDTPYGGGAGMVLQIMPIKKALDSLTNKGKVIITAPQGQTFNQKMAQRWSNEKNLTFICGHYEGFDQRIYDLADETVSIGDYVLTGGELPTMSMIDATVRLLPGILGNAASPVEESFSHGLLEYPQYTRPENFEGLKVPEVLTSGNHQKIAEWRHKEALRATYLARPDMLENYELSQKERDWLAEFKEED; this comes from the coding sequence ATGAAGATTAACGTGCTAACACTTTTTCCAGATATGTTTACCCCCTTGCAAACCTCAATGCTGGGGCGCGGCTTAGAGGACGGCAAATGGGATCTTAATCTAGTTAATTTTCGCGATTTTACCAGTGATGTCCACCATCATGTCGATGATACGCCATATGGTGGTGGTGCCGGCATGGTCTTGCAAATTATGCCAATTAAAAAGGCGTTAGATTCGCTGACTAACAAGGGCAAGGTAATCATTACCGCACCGCAAGGGCAAACTTTCAACCAGAAGATGGCCCAGCGCTGGTCTAATGAAAAAAATTTAACTTTCATTTGCGGTCATTATGAGGGCTTTGACCAACGAATTTATGATTTGGCTGATGAGACTGTTTCGATTGGTGATTATGTGTTAACCGGTGGCGAATTGCCGACCATGAGCATGATTGATGCGACAGTGCGGCTGCTTCCTGGCATTTTGGGTAATGCAGCCTCACCAGTTGAAGAAAGTTTCTCTCATGGTCTTTTGGAATATCCGCAATATACACGACCGGAGAACTTTGAAGGCTTGAAGGTGCCCGAAGTTTTAACGTCAGGAAATCACCAAAAAATCGCCGAATGGCGTCATAAAGAGGCACTAAGGGCAACATATTTAGCTCGACCGGATATGCTAGAAAATTATGAATTGAGTCAAAAAGAACGTGACTGGCTTGCCGAATTTAAAGAAGAGGATTAA
- the rimM gene encoding ribosome maturation factor RimM (Essential for efficient processing of 16S rRNA), whose product MQFYDVAQIVTTHGLKGELKVNLVTDFPEERFSAGSKLTLKDNHDRVLTVTNGRPFKQSWLVQFAEITDIDQAEKLKGKTLVVSEDAQHDLPDGVYYYRDILGCTVLDNQTGAVLGKITDIMSPGANDVWQVTEESGKEYLIPYIDDVVKRVDIAAKKVYVELMEGLRDED is encoded by the coding sequence ATGCAATTTTATGATGTAGCGCAGATTGTGACCACGCACGGACTAAAGGGTGAATTAAAGGTGAATTTAGTAACCGACTTTCCTGAAGAACGCTTTTCTGCTGGCAGTAAATTAACTCTCAAAGATAATCATGATCGTGTTTTAACGGTAACAAATGGGCGGCCATTTAAGCAATCATGGCTTGTTCAGTTTGCGGAGATCACGGATATTGACCAAGCTGAAAAATTAAAGGGCAAAACTTTGGTTGTGAGTGAAGATGCACAACACGACTTGCCTGATGGCGTCTATTATTATCGTGATATTCTTGGCTGCACGGTTTTGGACAATCAAACTGGCGCGGTCTTAGGCAAGATCACGGATATTATGTCTCCTGGGGCCAATGATGTTTGGCAAGTAACTGAAGAATCCGGCAAGGAATACTTAATTCCCTACATTGATGATGTTGTTAAAAGGGTCGATATTGCTGCCAAGAAAGTTTATGTTGAATTAATGGAGGGCCTGCGCGATGAAGATTAA
- the rpsP gene encoding 30S ribosomal protein S16 yields MSVKIRMRRMGAKRKPFYRIVVADSRMPRDGRFIEEVGFYNPVAEPKQLKLDEDKIFEWLKKGAQPSDTVRSLLSGAGLMKKLHESKQSK; encoded by the coding sequence ATGTCAGTAAAAATTCGTATGCGCCGCATGGGTGCTAAAAGAAAGCCTTTCTACAGAATCGTTGTTGCAGACTCAAGAATGCCACGCGATGGTCGTTTCATCGAAGAAGTAGGTTTCTACAACCCAGTTGCAGAACCAAAGCAATTAAAGCTTGATGAAGACAAGATTTTTGAATGGCTTAAGAAGGGTGCACAACCTTCAGACACTGTTAGATCACTTCTTTCAGGTGCTGGCTTAATGAAGAAGTTGCACGAATCAAAGCAAAGCAAATAA
- the ffh gene encoding signal recognition particle protein, which translates to MAFENLSERIQKALRNLTGKGKISEEDINNASREIRLALLEADVNFKVVKDFIKKIKEEALGKEVQESLNPGQQVIKIVNDELTKMMGESAVGLNKSKHIPTIIMMVGLQGTGKTTTVGKLANRLMQKEKARPLLIAGDIYRPAAIDQLEQIGAELNVPVYSEKEQSDVAQIVQNGLKQAETNKNDYVIIDTAGRLEIDEPLMEELEQVKKVAEPDNILLVVDAMTGQAATDVAKGFDSRLDITGIILTKLDGDTRGGAALSIRAVTGKPIIYTGQGEKLTDLEQFHPDRMASRILGMGDMLTLIEKAQQDYDAKKAEQVAEKMKENTFDFNDFVDQLDQVEKMGPLDQVMKMIPGMANNPQLKNLNIDKKQILHVKAIVSSMTPAEREDPELLNPSRRRRIATGSGRPVVEVNRMIKQFKQARDMMSKITKGNFKGMGNLPGMDSPMAKMAMRHMGKKFKKNKKKRMKIKRYHS; encoded by the coding sequence TGCGGAATTTAACTGGCAAGGGCAAAATCTCTGAAGAAGATATCAATAATGCGAGCCGTGAAATTCGGTTAGCATTGCTTGAGGCCGACGTTAACTTTAAGGTCGTTAAAGATTTTATTAAGAAAATCAAGGAAGAGGCCTTAGGCAAGGAGGTCCAGGAAAGTTTAAATCCGGGTCAACAAGTTATTAAAATTGTTAATGATGAATTAACTAAGATGATGGGTGAAAGTGCCGTTGGTCTGAACAAGTCCAAGCATATTCCAACAATCATCATGATGGTCGGGCTGCAAGGTACTGGTAAGACCACAACTGTTGGTAAGCTTGCCAACCGCTTAATGCAAAAGGAAAAGGCGCGGCCGTTATTGATTGCCGGTGATATTTATCGTCCAGCCGCAATTGACCAACTTGAACAAATCGGCGCTGAATTAAATGTGCCTGTTTATAGCGAAAAAGAGCAGTCAGATGTTGCGCAAATCGTGCAGAATGGGTTAAAACAAGCTGAAACCAATAAAAATGACTACGTAATTATCGATACGGCTGGTCGGTTGGAAATTGATGAGCCCCTGATGGAAGAGCTCGAGCAGGTTAAGAAGGTTGCTGAGCCTGACAATATTTTGCTAGTTGTTGACGCAATGACTGGTCAAGCTGCAACTGACGTTGCCAAGGGCTTTGACAGTCGCTTGGACATTACTGGGATTATTTTAACTAAGCTCGATGGTGATACTCGTGGTGGTGCGGCATTATCCATTAGAGCGGTTACAGGTAAGCCAATTATCTACACTGGTCAAGGGGAAAAATTAACTGACCTTGAGCAGTTCCACCCAGATCGGATGGCATCACGGATTTTGGGCATGGGTGATATGCTGACCTTAATTGAAAAGGCCCAGCAAGACTATGATGCCAAAAAGGCCGAGCAAGTTGCCGAAAAGATGAAGGAAAATACCTTTGACTTTAACGACTTTGTTGATCAACTCGACCAAGTTGAGAAGATGGGGCCACTTGATCAAGTCATGAAGATGATTCCAGGAATGGCTAACAATCCGCAACTGAAGAATCTTAATATTGATAAAAAGCAAATTCTGCACGTTAAGGCAATTGTGTCATCAATGACGCCTGCAGAACGTGAGGATCCTGAGCTGCTTAATCCTAGTCGGCGCAGAAGAATTGCAACTGGGTCTGGTCGTCCAGTGGTTGAAGTTAACCGCATGATTAAGCAATTTAAACAGGCACGTGACATGATGAGTAAGATTACCAAAGGTAATTTTAAGGGCATGGGCAATTTGCCAGGGATGGACTCGCCAATGGCCAAGATGGCAATGCGTCATATGGGTAAAAAGTTCAAGAAGAACAAGAAAAAGCGCATGAAGATCAAGCGTTATCACTCATAA